Proteins from a genomic interval of Nostoc sp. TCL240-02:
- a CDS encoding IS630 family transposase yields the protein MPPPAKNFLTQEQVSKLQEALKESNLPHIRERILIILLQNDGKPQHEIAKFLGCSHRTVAYWCMHGDPDNLETLHNKREYEHWRKATPEYIELLLKTVAQEPSSLGYEFGKWTAERLATYLTEKTGIDLSSSQVRRILKRKKYSYIWAKYDLKDKQNPVDRAKFKEKLTQYLLIAREQPERLQVWFWDESGFSLRVIRRKNWSKKGKRKNVPGQRRCGRVNVMGAIRELDRKRVCFFVKKGNADIFYEQLQLLFELIKQEWISKGNLGEDFVKSGPKIILVLDNASFHKRKDIIAKISEEFPNFVLEFLPPYSPDYNIIELVWHSCKEYIAHRLFKSVDELKSLLDKLLNQGELVIKWHRQIKNKGNLSYIAA from the coding sequence ATGCCGCCACCAGCCAAGAACTTTTTAACACAGGAGCAAGTCAGCAAGCTACAGGAAGCTCTAAAAGAGAGCAACCTACCGCATATTAGGGAAAGAATTCTAATTATTCTTCTGCAAAATGATGGGAAGCCACAACACGAAATTGCAAAATTTTTAGGCTGTTCGCATAGAACAGTGGCATATTGGTGTATGCATGGAGATCCAGATAATTTAGAAACCTTACATAATAAAAGAGAGTACGAACATTGGCGAAAAGCCACTCCTGAATATATTGAACTTTTATTAAAAACTGTTGCTCAAGAACCCTCATCATTAGGTTACGAATTTGGGAAATGGACAGCAGAAAGATTAGCTACTTATTTAACCGAGAAAACAGGTATTGATTTAAGTAGCTCTCAAGTGAGGAGGATATTAAAGCGAAAAAAGTATAGTTATATTTGGGCTAAATATGATCTAAAGGATAAACAAAATCCAGTAGATAGAGCAAAATTTAAAGAAAAACTTACCCAATATTTATTGATTGCACGAGAACAGCCAGAGCGTCTACAGGTATGGTTTTGGGACGAGAGCGGGTTTAGTTTACGTGTAATTCGACGCAAGAATTGGAGTAAAAAAGGAAAACGTAAAAATGTTCCAGGGCAACGGCGTTGTGGTCGGGTTAATGTGATGGGAGCAATCCGAGAATTAGACCGAAAGCGGGTATGCTTTTTCGTGAAAAAAGGTAATGCAGATATTTTTTACGAGCAATTACAACTATTATTTGAATTAATTAAACAGGAGTGGATAAGTAAAGGAAACCTTGGCGAAGATTTTGTAAAATCTGGGCCGAAGATTATTTTAGTTTTAGATAATGCTAGTTTTCATAAACGCAAAGACATTATAGCTAAAATATCTGAAGAGTTCCCAAATTTTGTTTTAGAGTTTTTACCCCCTTACAGCCCTGATTACAATATTATTGAGTTAGTCTGGCACTCATGTAAAGAATATATTGCTCATCGCTTATTTAAATCAGTAGATGAATTAAAATCACTGCTAGATAAGCTTTTGAATCAAGGCGAGTTAGTGATTAAGTGGCATCGCCAAATCAAAAACAAAGGCAATCTCAGCTATATTGCAGCTTGA
- the rocD gene encoding ornithine--oxo-acid transaminase — protein sequence MQAANVILGISNFNTMNTQDYIELEQQYGADNYHPLDVVITKGEGVWIWDIEGKKYLDFLSAYSALNQGHCHPKILAAMIEQAQKVTLTSRAFRNDQLGRFYEKLAKISGLPKVLPMNSGAEAVETAIKAIRKWAYKVKGVPENQAEIIVCSNNFSGRTISLISFSTEEQYQDGFGPLTSGFKVIPFGDAEALEKAITLNTAAFLVEPIQGEGGIIVPPNGFLKQAEKICRHHNVLLVFDEIQTGLGRTGKMFAHQYENVRPDGITVGKALSGGFYPISAFISTDEVMGVFQPGDHGSTFGGNPLAAAIGIAALDVLIEENLPEKALQLGEYFLEKLQSIESPYIKEVRGKGLLIGMELHPEAGGARRFCKALAKEGLLAKETRDNVIRFAPPLVISQDEIDWALERIELVLTTTC from the coding sequence ATGCAAGCAGCGAACGTAATTCTGGGAATTTCCAACTTCAACACTATGAATACACAGGATTATATTGAACTAGAACAGCAATATGGTGCTGATAATTACCATCCTTTAGATGTAGTCATCACTAAAGGAGAAGGAGTGTGGATATGGGATATAGAAGGTAAAAAATATCTGGATTTTCTTTCTGCTTATTCAGCATTAAATCAGGGTCATTGTCATCCTAAAATTCTGGCAGCGATGATTGAGCAAGCTCAGAAAGTAACCTTAACTTCTAGAGCTTTTCGTAATGACCAGTTAGGAAGATTTTATGAGAAACTTGCTAAGATTTCTGGTTTACCCAAAGTGCTACCCATGAATTCGGGAGCCGAAGCTGTGGAAACTGCTATTAAAGCCATTCGTAAATGGGCTTATAAAGTAAAAGGTGTACCAGAAAATCAAGCAGAAATTATTGTTTGTAGTAATAATTTTTCTGGACGCACTATTAGTTTAATCAGCTTCTCTACAGAAGAACAATATCAAGATGGATTTGGGCCTTTGACGAGTGGGTTTAAAGTTATTCCTTTCGGTGATGCTGAGGCATTAGAAAAAGCGATTACTCTTAATACTGCTGCCTTTTTGGTAGAACCAATTCAGGGTGAGGGAGGTATTATCGTTCCTCCTAATGGATTTTTAAAGCAAGCAGAAAAAATCTGTCGCCATCATAATGTATTACTGGTTTTTGATGAAATTCAAACAGGATTGGGACGCACTGGTAAAATGTTTGCCCATCAATATGAGAATGTTAGACCAGATGGCATAACTGTAGGAAAAGCTTTATCTGGTGGATTTTATCCCATTTCCGCGTTTATTTCTACTGATGAAGTGATGGGTGTATTTCAACCAGGAGATCATGGTAGTACCTTTGGTGGAAATCCCTTAGCTGCTGCTATTGGAATTGCAGCACTGGATGTTCTTATAGAAGAAAATTTGCCAGAGAAAGCCTTACAACTGGGAGAATATTTTCTAGAGAAATTACAATCAATTGAGAGTCCATATATCAAGGAAGTGCGTGGCAAAGGCTTATTAATTGGCATGGAATTGCATCCCGAAGCTGGTGGTGCTAGACGTTTTTGTAAAGCCTTAGCTAAAGAGGGTTTATTAGCCAAAGAAACTAGAGATAATGTCATTCGTTTTGCTCCACCCTTGGTTATTTCCCAAGATGAAATAGATTGGGCGTTGGAAAGAATTGAGTTAGTTTTGACAACCACTTGTTAG
- a CDS encoding pentapeptide repeat-containing protein: MDAEEVLQRYAAGQRNFCGVNLQGIYMRGENLKGVNLSWADLSRSSLMDVNFSEVDLRGTDFKKSFLILANLTQADLSYANFTSAYLTLANLSQTNLNQTNFTKANLTKANLTGAKYLTSANLHKVIITGAIMPDVKVHTKMSLWKKTGICLKSLVKNRFDNCSVSKQ, translated from the coding sequence ATGGATGCAGAAGAAGTATTGCAGAGGTATGCAGCAGGACAACGTAATTTCTGTGGGGTAAACCTTCAAGGAATATACATGAGAGGGGAGAATTTGAAAGGAGTAAACCTCAGTTGGGCTGACTTAAGTAGATCTTCTTTGATGGATGTTAACTTTAGTGAAGTCGATCTACGTGGAACTGACTTTAAAAAATCTTTTCTGATATTAGCAAATCTAACTCAAGCAGATTTGAGTTATGCTAACTTCACATCGGCTTATCTAACTTTAGCTAATTTGAGTCAGACAAATCTAAATCAGACTAATTTCACTAAAGCCAACCTCACAAAAGCCAATTTGACTGGAGCAAAATATTTAACTTCAGCCAACCTCCACAAAGTTATTATAACTGGTGCAATTATGCCAGATGTAAAAGTACACACCAAGATGAGTTTGTGGAAAAAAACAGGTATTTGTCTAAAAAGTTTGGTCAAAAATAGATTTGATAATTGCTCTGTTAGTAAACAGTGA
- a CDS encoding TetR/AcrR family transcriptional regulator → MKPKDKYHHGNLRNKLIAIATELLSEEGAHSLSLRKISQRAGVSHNAPYMHFADKEAVLAAIAEEGFRLLSMQVETAINEVSKDTKQQLIAASSAYVNFALQHSNHLQIMFCYYNPEKYPSLIEVSQASLDQLFKIVQAGQKDGTLIAGNPHEITKTIWALVHGVAAISIAYESKILLPEKNSAQEVVSTFVTLLLNGLAR, encoded by the coding sequence ATGAAACCAAAAGATAAATATCATCACGGTAATTTACGTAACAAATTAATTGCAATTGCAACAGAACTTCTGTCAGAAGAAGGCGCTCATAGTTTGAGTTTGCGGAAGATTTCTCAAAGAGCAGGAGTCAGCCATAACGCTCCGTATATGCACTTTGCAGATAAAGAGGCGGTTTTAGCAGCGATCGCAGAAGAAGGTTTTCGTTTGCTGTCAATGCAAGTAGAAACAGCGATAAATGAAGTTAGCAAAGATACTAAACAACAGTTGATTGCTGCTAGCAGTGCATACGTTAACTTCGCATTACAGCATTCAAATCATTTACAAATAATGTTCTGTTACTACAATCCAGAGAAGTATCCAAGTTTAATCGAGGTTTCACAGGCATCCCTAGATCAATTATTTAAAATTGTCCAAGCAGGACAGAAAGACGGAACGCTGATTGCGGGCAATCCTCACGAAATAACCAAAACAATTTGGGCATTGGTACATGGCGTAGCAGCGATTTCTATTGCTTATGAATCAAAGATTCTACTTCCAGAAAAAAATTCAGCACAAGAGGTAGTATCCACATTTGTGACGCTGTTGCTCAATGGATTAGCCAGATGA